In Amphiura filiformis chromosome 2, Afil_fr2py, whole genome shotgun sequence, one DNA window encodes the following:
- the LOC140143009 gene encoding neuronal acetylcholine receptor subunit alpha-9-like, with the protein MCGMISYTAVLIILSATYINLCDATVSNEVEEGNFQLQLVDYLMAKYGTGIVRPVFNTSTVTTVIFRPKIHEVIELDARNQRITVSALLKQVWHDEFLHWNVSEYGGITKIQLPSDMIWVPDITLGRNIDSDFERIKNTRAAIQSDGRVTWYAPAIFTELMSDKGPIFPFDTQICVLQYSSWAYNGFEVDLFPDKSNDSSQDRREYTIVINQNAFLENGVWDLLEVHTEKVVNMYPCCPEPYPELEYALILKRRSTYYISYLILPCLFLSALSLLVFYLPAECGEKLTLAITNLLALVVFQQLVAESMPPSGEDPPLIGDYFLAMITMVCVSVVTTVFVLHVSSKSGSVPYWAQLLFLRYLARFTCMYHEEYDHSSSKLKLRDSSTVEISFKLLNADNKPDAEGIPDKNDVNQNGCQIPTAMADDLHFMRNDLEDKIMEENTTSQWKHIGRIVDRCLLVVFLVYTTMTSLILIIRAMGPAEHAH; encoded by the exons TGGAAGAAGGAAATTTCCAGTTGCAGTTGGTTGATTATTTAATGGCTAAATATGGTACCGGCATTGTGAGACCTGTGTTCAACACATCAACAGTCACTACCGTCATCTTTAGACCTAAGATACATGAGGTCATTGAATTG GATGCTCGAAATCAACGAATAACTGTTAGTGCTTTATTAAAGcag GTCTGGCATGATGAGTTCCTACATTGGAATGTCAGTGAATATGGCGGCATCACCAAGATTCAACTCCCGTCGGACATGATTTGGGTTCCAGATATTACGCTTGGTAGAAA CATTGACAGCGACTTTGAAAGGATCAAAAATACTAGGGCAGCCATACAGAGTGACGGCAGAGTCACGTGGTACGCGCCCGCCATTTTTACTGAGCTCATGTCGGATAAAGGTCCGATATTTCCCTTTGATACACAAATCTGCGTACTGCAATACTCTTCCTGGGCATACAATGGATTTGAAGTGGACTTATTTCCCGACAAAAGCAACGATTCCTCGCAGGATAG ACGAGAATACACAATCGTGATTAATCAAAATG CTTTTTTAGAAAACGGCGTTTGGGATCTTCTGGAGGTACACACAGAGAAGGTGGTCAACATGTACCCTTGTTGTCCAGAACCCTACCCAGAGCTAGAATACGCATTGATATTAAAACGAAGATCGACATACTATATATCGTACCTTATTCTACCATGTTTATTTCTGTCAGCGCTGTCACTCTTAGTGTTTTACCTCCCTGCGGAATGTGGTGAAAAGTTAACATTAGCTATTACAAATTTGTTAGCCCTGGTGGTGTTTCAGCAGTTGGTTGCAGAGTCTATGCCACCAAGTGGGGAAGACCCGCCTCTGATCG GTGATTATTTCCTCGCTATGATAACGATGGTGTGCGTGTCTGTAGTCACCACAGTTTTTGTTCTCCACGTCAGCTCGAAAAGTGGATCCGTTCCCTATTGGGCACAACTATTATTCCTTCGATATCTCGCGAGATTTACGTGTATGTACCACGAAGAATACGACCATTCCTCATCAAAGTTGAAGCTCCGCGATTCCTCAACTGTGGAGATTTCTTTCAAACTTCTCAATGCGGATAATAAACCAGATGCTGAAGGAATCCCGGATAAAAATGACgtaaatcaaaatggctgccaaataccCACTGCAATGGCGGATGACTTGCATTTTATGCGAAACGATCTTGAGGATAAAATCATGGAAGAGAACACAACGTCGCAGTGGAAACACATTGGACGAATTGTGGATAGATGTTTGCTCGTTGTGTTTTTGGTCTATACCACAATGACATCACTTATTTTGATCATAAGGGCAATGGGACCAGCAGAACATGCGCACTAA